The stretch of DNA TACACCGTTCTCCTGGTGTATTCTTCGGTCAATCTTTCCACGCAAACGGTACGAAATTATATTCTTCTCGTATCATTCCTTTTAAAGGTTCTTGGATTGAATTTGCAACTGACATCAATAGCGTAATGTACGCTTATATCGATCGTAAGAAAAAGTTACCTCTTACGACTTTATTACGTGCAATTGGTTACGAAAGAGATAAAGATATCTTAGAGATTTTCGACTTAGCTGAAGAAGTAAAAGTCAACAAAGCAAACTTAAAGAAAGCAATCGGACGTAAGTTAGCAGCTCGTGTTTTAAATACATGGCATGAAGATTTCGTAGATGAAGATACTGGTGAAGTAGTATCTATTGAGCGTAATGAGATTATTTTAGATCGTGAGACAATCATCGAAAAAGATCACATTGATCAAATCGTAGATTCTCAGGTTAAAACAATCTTATTACACAAGGAGGATATTAATTCTGCAGATTATAGTATTATCCACAATACTTTACAGAAAGACCCTACTAATACTGAAAAAGAAGCAGTAGAGTATATCTATAGACAATTACGTAACGCTGAGCCACCAGATGAGGAAACAGCACGTGGAATCATTGAGAAATTATTCTTCTCTGATCAACGTTACTCATTAGGTGAGGTAGGTCGTTATCGATTAAATAAAAAATTAGGTTTAAATATTTCGGAAGATATCCAAGTATTAACGAAAGAAGATATTATCTCTATCATTAAATACTTGATCGAATTAATCAACTCTAAAGCAGAGGTGGATGATATCGACCACTTATCAAACCGTCGTGTTCGTACAGTTGGTGAGCAAATGGCTTCTCAATTTGGTGTTGGTTTAGCTCGTATGGCTAGAACAATCCGCGAACGAATGAATGTGCGTGATAACGAAGTGTTTACGCCAATTGATTTGATCAATGCAAAAACATTATCATCTGTTATCAACTCTTTCTTTGGTACAAACCAGTTATCTCAGTTTATGGACCAAACAAACCCATTATCTGAGATTACACACAAACGTCGTTTATCGGCATTAGGACCAGGTGGTTTATCTCGTGAGAGAGCTGGATTCGAGGTACGTGACGTTCACCATACACACTATGGTCGTTTATGTCCTATCGAAACACCAGAGGGGCCAAACATTGGTTTAATTTCGTCTTTATGTGTATTTGCTAAAGTAAATAATTTAGGTTTCATTGAAACACCTTACCATACAGTAGAAAATGGAGTTGTAGACTTAGAGTCTGAACCAATCTATTTATCAGCTGAGGAAGAAGAAGGAAAAGTTATTGCTCAAGCGAATGTTAATATCGGTGATAATGGAGAAATCTTAACTGAACGTGTTACTGCTCGTGAAGACAGTGATTACCCAGTAGTTGAGCCAAACGAAGTACATTTAATGGACGTAGCTCCAAATCAGATTGCTTCGATTTCTGCTTCATTAATTCCATTCTTAGAGCACGATGATGCCAACCGTGCGTTAATGGGATCTAACATGATGCGTCAGGCTGTTCCATTATTACAACCTCAAGCTCCAATTGTTGGTACAGGATTAGAAAAGCAAGTTGCTAAAGATTCTCGTATCTTAAATAATGCAGAGCGTGATGGTATCGTAACTTATGTAGATGCAAACAAGATCGTAGTTAAATATGATCGTTCGGAAGATGAAGAATTAGTAAGTTTTGATATTGCTGAAAAAACTTATAATTTAACGAAATTCCGTAAAACGAATCAAGGTACAACTATTACATTAAAACCAATCGTTAAAGTTGGTGATCGTGTAGTAAAAGGTCAAGTTTTATCTGAAGGTTATGCGACAGAAAACGGAGAATTAGCAATTGGTCGTAACATGGTTGTTGCCTTCATGCCTTGGCAAGGGTACAACTTCGAGGATGCCATTGTAATCTCTGAAAAAGCAGTTCGTGAAGACTGGTTTACTTCTATCCACATTGATGAGTATTCATTAGATGTACGTGATACAAAATTAGGAATGGAAGAATTAACTTCTGATATCCCTAACGTTTCTGAAGAAGCTACGAAAGACTTGGATGAAAACGGTATGATCCGTATCGGTGCTGAAGTTAAACCTGGAGATATTTTAATTGGTAAGATTACTCCAAAAGGAGAATCAGATCCAACTCCAGAGGAAAAATTATTACGTGCGATCTTTGGTGACAAAGCTGGTGATGTAAAAGATGCTTCATTAAAAGCTTCTCCATCATTACGTGGTGTTGTTATCGATAAAAAATTATTCTCACGTAGTATCAAAGATAAACGTAAGCGTTCTCAAGATAAGGCAATCATTGACAGCATCGAAGCTGAATACGATGTTAAATTCAATGAATTAAGAGAAGTTTTATTAGAAAAACTTTATGTTTTATTAAACGGTAAAACATCTCAAGGTGTTTATAACGACTTAAATGAAGAAGTAATCAAAAAAGGCGTTAAATACACTCAAAAAATCTTATCTAGCGTTGAGGAATTCTTAAACTTAACAGGTGTTGAAACTATGTGGACAACTGATGAGGATAAGAATGAATTAGTAAAAGAATTATTACACAACTATAAAATTAAGTACAACGACTTACAAGGTGCATTAAACCGTGAGCGTTTCACAATTTCTGTTGGGGATGAATTACCTGCAGGTATTGTTAAATTAGCGAAAATCTATATTGCTAAGAAACGTAAATTAAGAGTAGGGGATAAAATGGCCGGACGTCACGGTAACAAAGGTATTGTTGCTCGTATCGTTCGTGACGAAGATATGCCTTTCTTAGAAGACGGAACTCCTGTAAACATCGTACTTAACCCATTAGGGGTACCTTCTCGTATGAATATCGGTCAGATTTATGAAACGGTATTAGGATGGGCAGGTATGAAGTTAGGTCGTAAGTTCGCAACACCAATTTTCGATGGTGCTACAGCTGAACAAATTGACGAATTAACGGAAGAAGCTGGATTACCACGTTTCGGTACAACGTACTTATACGATGGTAATACAGGTGAGCGTTTTGCTCAAAAAGCAACTGTTGGTGTAATTTACATGTTGAAATTAGGACACATGGTAGATGATAAAATGCACGCGCGTTCTATTGGACCATACTCTTTAATTACTCAGCAACCATTAGGAGGTAAAGCACAATTCGGAGGTCAGCGTTTCGGAGAGATGGAGGTTTGGGCTTTAGAAGCATTCGGTGCTGCTAATATCTTACGTGAAATCTTAACGGTTAAATCGGATGACGTTATCGGACGTGCTAAAACTTACGAAGCAATCGTAAAAGGAGAACCAATGCCAGAACCTGGTATTCCAGAATCATTTAACGTATTGTTACATGAGTTACAAGGTCTTGGATTAGACATAAACTTGGAAGAATAATAGGGTAACCTATTATTCTCCATTTTCGTTACTATAATATAATTGTTAGATACATTTCTATATGTCAACAAAAAACAAAACAAGTCAATTCTCAAAAATTCGTATTGGGTTAGCTTCTCCAGAATCGATCCTTCAAGAATCTAAAGGTGAAGTTTTAAAACCTGAGACGATTAACTATAGAACGCACAAACCAGAGCGTGACGGGTTATTCTGTGAGCGTATCTTTGGACCTGTTAAAGATTACGAATGTGCCTGCGGAAAATATAAAAGAATCCGTTATAAAGGTATTGTTTGTGACCGTTGTGGGGTTGAAGTTACTGAAAAGAAAGTTCGTCGTGAGCGTATTGGACACATCAATTTAGTTGTTCCAATTGCACACATTTGGTATTTCCGTTCACTTCCTAATAAAATTGGTTACATCTTAGGATTACCATCTAAGAAATTAGACATGGTAATTTACTATGAAAGATATGTTGTAATCCAACCAGGTATCGCTA from Faecalibacter sp. LW9 encodes:
- the rpoB gene encoding DNA-directed RNA polymerase subunit beta, with the translated sequence MATKATTNNSTENKQRLSFSSAKAVAQFPDFLDIQIKSFEDFFQLETRPDQRSNEGLYRTFAENFPITDTRNQFVLEFLDYFVDPPRYTIDECIERGLTYSVPLKARLKLYCTDEEHEDFETVVQDVYLGTIPYMSPSGSFIINGAERVIVSQLHRSPGVFFGQSFHANGTKLYSSRIIPFKGSWIEFATDINSVMYAYIDRKKKLPLTTLLRAIGYERDKDILEIFDLAEEVKVNKANLKKAIGRKLAARVLNTWHEDFVDEDTGEVVSIERNEIILDRETIIEKDHIDQIVDSQVKTILLHKEDINSADYSIIHNTLQKDPTNTEKEAVEYIYRQLRNAEPPDEETARGIIEKLFFSDQRYSLGEVGRYRLNKKLGLNISEDIQVLTKEDIISIIKYLIELINSKAEVDDIDHLSNRRVRTVGEQMASQFGVGLARMARTIRERMNVRDNEVFTPIDLINAKTLSSVINSFFGTNQLSQFMDQTNPLSEITHKRRLSALGPGGLSRERAGFEVRDVHHTHYGRLCPIETPEGPNIGLISSLCVFAKVNNLGFIETPYHTVENGVVDLESEPIYLSAEEEEGKVIAQANVNIGDNGEILTERVTAREDSDYPVVEPNEVHLMDVAPNQIASISASLIPFLEHDDANRALMGSNMMRQAVPLLQPQAPIVGTGLEKQVAKDSRILNNAERDGIVTYVDANKIVVKYDRSEDEELVSFDIAEKTYNLTKFRKTNQGTTITLKPIVKVGDRVVKGQVLSEGYATENGELAIGRNMVVAFMPWQGYNFEDAIVISEKAVREDWFTSIHIDEYSLDVRDTKLGMEELTSDIPNVSEEATKDLDENGMIRIGAEVKPGDILIGKITPKGESDPTPEEKLLRAIFGDKAGDVKDASLKASPSLRGVVIDKKLFSRSIKDKRKRSQDKAIIDSIEAEYDVKFNELREVLLEKLYVLLNGKTSQGVYNDLNEEVIKKGVKYTQKILSSVEEFLNLTGVETMWTTDEDKNELVKELLHNYKIKYNDLQGALNRERFTISVGDELPAGIVKLAKIYIAKKRKLRVGDKMAGRHGNKGIVARIVRDEDMPFLEDGTPVNIVLNPLGVPSRMNIGQIYETVLGWAGMKLGRKFATPIFDGATAEQIDELTEEAGLPRFGTTYLYDGNTGERFAQKATVGVIYMLKLGHMVDDKMHARSIGPYSLITQQPLGGKAQFGGQRFGEMEVWALEAFGAANILREILTVKSDDVIGRAKTYEAIVKGEPMPEPGIPESFNVLLHELQGLGLDINLEE